The Corynebacterium suranareeae genome window below encodes:
- a CDS encoding YbjN domain-containing protein: protein MPETPTTENPNDIKEFTLDAVAEILANEKLDYRIDEHDGEKVIRTGFINAAISFIHLDGSLTMEAMWRGAPSTDAAAQVLAATNEWNLTQFAPTIRFFELNEGTLAINALRHVVVSAGMSHNQVGSYVMSSIETAVQCFEWLEQQFPDLVTWKDEHHDH, encoded by the coding sequence GTGCCTGAAACACCCACAACAGAAAACCCCAACGACATCAAAGAATTTACTCTCGATGCCGTTGCCGAAATCCTTGCAAATGAAAAGCTGGATTACCGCATTGATGAACACGATGGTGAAAAAGTAATCCGCACCGGATTTATCAACGCCGCCATCAGCTTCATTCACCTCGACGGCAGCCTAACCATGGAAGCAATGTGGCGAGGAGCCCCCTCTACTGATGCTGCCGCCCAAGTATTAGCGGCCACCAACGAATGGAACCTCACCCAGTTTGCCCCCACCATTCGATTCTTCGAACTCAACGAAGGCACCCTCGCCATCAACGCGCTGCGCCACGTCGTTGTTTCCGCAGGTATGAGCCACAACCAGGTCGGCTCCTACGTCATGAGCTCCATCGAAACCGCCGTTCAATGCTTCGAATGGCTTGAGCAGCAATTCCCAGATCTAGTCACCTGGAAGGACGAACACCATGACCACTGA
- a CDS encoding YbjN domain-containing protein → MTTESTSISTPKPIPVTIDRVTLIMKEFGIDLAIADEQGTESQVASANLNGHHVMFAVIGSVLIVRADRATEMPVSDGNPAWHLACNQVNCFNFAAKAVVVDRTEKIVIRAEKDVPIAAGLNDIQLSAMLKNAIDHVLAIQDAVANAGKEIG, encoded by the coding sequence ATGACCACTGAGTCCACTTCAATCAGCACCCCAAAGCCGATTCCAGTGACCATCGACCGCGTCACCCTCATCATGAAGGAATTCGGCATCGACCTGGCAATCGCCGATGAACAAGGCACCGAATCCCAAGTAGCCAGCGCCAACCTCAACGGACACCACGTCATGTTCGCTGTCATCGGTTCAGTCCTGATTGTTCGCGCAGACCGCGCCACCGAAATGCCGGTCTCCGACGGTAACCCCGCATGGCATCTCGCCTGCAACCAAGTCAACTGTTTCAACTTTGCTGCAAAAGCCGTTGTGGTTGATCGCACCGAAAAGATAGTGATCCGCGCCGAGAAGGATGTCCCCATCGCCGCTGGACTCAACGACATTCAGCTTTCCGCAATGCTGAAAAATGCCATCGATCACGTCCTCGCTATTCAGGACGCCGTAGCCAATGCAGGCAAGGAAATCGGCTAA
- a CDS encoding ATP-binding protein has protein sequence MALTDHDFEKLGSLRGMQVFAKVIYDIVQDSSRDHDCFEDKIKEVLDAQIQARDTVIIEKPIREAGLRDSTAGLERFELSSDRGITQDRLDRLSTCEWIDYGQDLVIVGATGTGKSVLAQAVAIAACRKKMSARYVRLHQLADDFDAVAGSPQARKDLLEELSRPAIVVIDDFMATDVSTNALTQVFNLLVARENSSTVIVSQHEPDYWYDVFHDAAIADAVLSRLVHNGTKLTIAGADLRTRDDLQEERRMLIKASRGR, from the coding sequence ATGGCGTTGACTGATCATGACTTCGAAAAACTCGGCTCGTTACGTGGCATGCAGGTGTTCGCGAAAGTTATCTATGACATTGTTCAAGATTCCAGTCGGGATCATGATTGTTTTGAAGACAAGATCAAAGAAGTCTTGGATGCTCAGATCCAAGCGCGGGATACGGTCATTATTGAAAAACCTATCCGTGAGGCAGGACTGCGTGATAGTACGGCTGGTTTGGAAAGATTTGAACTCTCCTCCGATCGTGGCATTACACAAGACCGCTTAGATCGGCTGTCAACATGTGAGTGGATTGATTATGGCCAAGACTTAGTCATTGTCGGGGCGACGGGTACGGGGAAAAGCGTTCTTGCCCAGGCTGTAGCGATTGCTGCGTGTCGAAAGAAGATGTCGGCGCGTTATGTGCGGCTTCATCAGCTTGCTGATGATTTCGACGCGGTGGCAGGGTCCCCGCAGGCACGCAAAGATCTTTTGGAAGAGCTTTCTCGGCCGGCGATTGTTGTCATCGATGATTTCATGGCGACGGATGTGTCGACGAATGCGTTGACGCAGGTGTTTAATTTGCTTGTTGCCCGGGAAAACTCCTCGACGGTGATCGTTAGTCAGCATGAGCCGGATTATTGGTACGACGTGTTTCATGATGCTGCGATTGCGGATGCGGTGTTGTCGAGGTTGGTGCATAACGGCACCAAACTCACGATTGCGGGTGCAGATTTGAGAACTCGGGATGATTTACAAGAAGAAAGGCGGATGCTTATCAAAGCCTCGCGTGGTCGTTAA